One Streptomyces sp. NBC_01237 genomic region harbors:
- a CDS encoding DUF5134 domain-containing protein — translation MHGPALSGWLLMVLCGVTGAYCLLRTREGTAQERRTARAEALMGFGMATMAVPAALLTPPRWAWGVYVVLFGGAALRALWFARISGHHRHHLVGSLAMVYMAVMMAPGIAGGGGQGGHAGHGAAGSHGVAPAAGGIPLLTGALLVYYAFYVLRSAGRLIPVPVPAGPVAPGVSSGAGGTPGPAGTGSGWAGLPDLTSACRLTMGMAMFAMLLTL, via the coding sequence GTGCACGGACCGGCCCTGTCCGGCTGGCTGTTGATGGTGCTGTGCGGTGTGACGGGCGCGTACTGCCTGCTGCGCACGCGTGAGGGGACCGCGCAGGAACGCAGAACCGCGCGGGCGGAGGCGTTGATGGGCTTCGGTATGGCCACGATGGCCGTCCCGGCCGCCCTGCTCACACCCCCGAGGTGGGCCTGGGGGGTGTACGTGGTGCTGTTCGGCGGCGCCGCGCTGCGGGCCCTGTGGTTCGCCCGGATCAGCGGGCACCACCGGCATCACCTGGTCGGTTCGCTGGCGATGGTCTACATGGCCGTCATGATGGCCCCGGGCATCGCGGGCGGCGGCGGTCAGGGCGGACACGCCGGGCACGGGGCCGCAGGCTCGCACGGCGTCGCACCGGCGGCCGGGGGGATACCGTTGCTGACGGGGGCCCTGCTCGTGTATTACGCGTTCTACGTGCTGCGGTCCGCCGGGCGGCTGATACCGGTGCCCGTTCCCGCCGGACCCGTCGCACCGGGCGTTTCGAGCGGTGCGGGCGGCACGCCGGGGCCGGCGGGGACGGGCAGCGGCTGGGCGGGCCTGCCCGATCTGACGTCGGCCTGCCGGCTGACGATGGGGATGGCCATGTTCGCGATGCTGCTCACACTGTGA